A window of Candidatus Xiphinematobacter sp. Idaho Grape contains these coding sequences:
- the lgt gene encoding prolipoprotein diacylglyceryl transferase, whose protein sequence is MWEPLLGYYIHDLSPFFISWHGFGIRYYGLSYALGFLCAFWLYRWLAHHGYSNMQPDQVGKLIFLWCALGVLIGGRLGYLFLYEISSFLSKPWTFFAIWQGGMASHGGIAGAAIAIAIYTRKCKMSLLSTGDNMAVVAPVGIFFGRCANFVNGELFGKATEVPWAVQFPRELLYCSNPQKIRSILVQASKIRPDFSSLDTLISSVTTSSELRCFLGRILTPRHPSQLYEALLEGIVLFTVLWSLRTRFRLPDGLSAGLFFLLYASFRFLAESFREPDAPLIIGMSRGQFFSLFFIPPGIIFSLVAIFAHRYPTFFHKSS, encoded by the coding sequence GTGTGGGAGCCTCTTCTCGGTTACTACATCCATGATCTAAGCCCATTCTTTATCTCCTGGCATGGTTTTGGAATCCGTTATTACGGTCTTTCTTATGCACTGGGGTTTCTCTGCGCATTTTGGCTCTATCGATGGTTGGCTCATCACGGGTATTCCAACATGCAACCTGATCAGGTAGGGAAGCTCATCTTTCTATGGTGTGCATTAGGAGTGCTCATTGGGGGGCGGCTTGGATACCTGTTCCTCTATGAGATATCTTCCTTCCTTTCTAAACCTTGGACGTTCTTTGCAATTTGGCAAGGTGGTATGGCCAGCCATGGAGGTATAGCAGGCGCTGCGATAGCCATCGCTATCTACACTAGAAAGTGCAAGATGTCCCTTCTTAGTACAGGTGATAATATGGCGGTGGTAGCTCCTGTAGGGATCTTTTTTGGACGTTGTGCAAACTTCGTCAACGGCGAACTCTTTGGAAAAGCCACCGAGGTCCCTTGGGCAGTCCAATTCCCCCGAGAACTCCTTTACTGCAGTAATCCACAAAAAATTCGGTCAATTCTCGTGCAAGCCTCTAAAATCCGACCAGATTTTTCTTCCTTGGATACTCTTATTTCTAGCGTTACCACCTCGTCGGAATTACGCTGCTTTCTAGGCCGAATCCTCACTCCTAGACATCCATCCCAACTCTATGAAGCTCTACTAGAGGGAATAGTGCTTTTTACTGTTCTATGGTCATTGCGCACCCGTTTCCGGCTTCCTGATGGTTTGTCGGCGGGCCTGTTTTTCCTGCTTTATGCATCCTTTCGCTTCCTAGCAGAGTCTTTTCGTGAGCCTGATGCACCGCTCATTATAGGGATGTCGCGCGGACAGTTCTTCTCTCTTTTTTTTATCCCTCCTGGGATCATTTTCAGTCTAGTGGCAATTTTTGCACACCGTTACCCTACATTCTTTCACAAAAGCTCCTGA
- the ppdK gene encoding pyruvate, phosphate dikinase, with product MSKKTVTKNSAESFFTRADGERKLRAERLLVGKATPLPTGPTVSLRTSSKLGGRKYVFSFGDGKADGNGSLRASLGGKGANLAEMTRIGLPVPPGFTISTEVCTYYYKHGYVYPRALESQLRAALSKTEKSVGKRLGDAESPLLLSVRSGARDSMPGMMDTILNLGINDETVEVIAAKTGSPRFAWDAYRRFLQMYGDVVMGVQRHMGEHHDPFEEVINALKQEVGIEKDDEFSVRDLKKLVASFKALIEERSGKSFPQEPLEQLWGAISAVFRSWQNDRATVYRRKYGIPHEWGTAVNVQAMVFGNMGETSATGVVFTRNPATGEEAFYGEYLINAQGEDVVAGVRTPQPVSQLQKEMPTTYRQLLAVRHILEKHFRDMQDLEFTIEENRLYILQTRSGKRTGTAAVRIAAEMVKERLITKEEALLRIPADSLSHVLAPIFDPASKEKAQLIATGLPAGPGAASGHIFFQAEDAVTFSQKGEKALLVRVETSPEDLRGMIAAEGILTARGGVSSHAALVARQMGKVCVCGACMLRIDYRTKTIATGKITLREGDFISIDGTTGEVFAGEVRTSPSEVVQVLVNRTLEPSRSKIYKNFALLMGWANKYSKLRIRANADTPEQVANAIAFGAQGVGLCRTEHMFFEGNRIDAMREMVLAASPEERRTALEKLLPYQREDFVGIFRALRGLPATIRLLDPPLHEFLPHDSLQQKSLADSLNIPVETLIKRVQELHEFNPMLGLRGCRLGMVYPEISEMQACAVFEAAALVQKEGIKVHLEIMVPLVGFSKEFKIQKDLVQQVAKDVARRLQTKFNYLIGTMIEVPRAALIASAIAGEADFFSFGTNDLTQTSLGMSRDDAGSFLPAYMEREILPGNPFASIDQEGVGRLMEIAIEGARRTHPGIKLGVCGEHGGDPNSVRYCYHLGLTYVSCSPFRVPIARIAAAQAALGAR from the coding sequence GGTGGAAAGGGGGCAAATCTTGCGGAGATGACGAGAATTGGACTTCCTGTCCCACCCGGTTTTACCATTTCGACTGAGGTCTGTACCTATTACTACAAGCACGGATACGTGTACCCAAGAGCTCTAGAAAGTCAGCTTCGAGCAGCACTGTCAAAAACCGAAAAATCGGTTGGGAAGAGGTTAGGCGACGCAGAAAGCCCGCTACTTCTCTCTGTCCGCTCCGGCGCTCGAGATTCGATGCCAGGTATGATGGATACCATCCTCAACCTTGGAATAAATGATGAGACTGTGGAGGTTATAGCTGCTAAGACTGGTAGCCCTCGATTTGCGTGGGACGCTTACCGCCGTTTTCTCCAGATGTATGGAGATGTAGTCATGGGTGTACAGCGCCATATGGGCGAACACCATGATCCTTTTGAGGAGGTAATCAATGCACTCAAACAAGAAGTTGGGATCGAAAAAGATGACGAGTTCTCTGTAAGGGATCTCAAAAAGCTGGTAGCTTCTTTCAAGGCTTTAATTGAGGAACGGAGTGGAAAAAGTTTCCCACAAGAGCCCTTGGAACAACTTTGGGGGGCCATTAGCGCAGTTTTTCGTTCTTGGCAAAACGATCGTGCGACTGTCTACCGCCGAAAATATGGTATTCCCCATGAATGGGGTACGGCAGTGAATGTGCAGGCCATGGTGTTTGGCAACATGGGAGAAACTAGCGCCACCGGGGTTGTCTTTACTCGTAATCCCGCTACTGGAGAAGAGGCCTTCTACGGAGAGTATCTCATCAACGCGCAGGGAGAAGATGTAGTGGCCGGGGTGCGCACCCCGCAACCAGTGTCTCAGTTGCAGAAGGAAATGCCAACCACTTATCGTCAACTACTGGCTGTACGCCATATTCTGGAGAAGCACTTTAGGGATATGCAAGACTTGGAGTTTACCATTGAAGAGAATCGGCTTTATATCCTCCAAACGCGCAGCGGAAAAAGGACTGGGACCGCTGCAGTAAGGATTGCGGCGGAAATGGTGAAAGAACGCTTAATCACCAAAGAAGAAGCTCTCCTGCGTATTCCTGCTGACTCGCTGAGTCATGTGCTTGCTCCCATCTTTGATCCAGCCTCTAAGGAGAAAGCTCAATTAATTGCTACAGGGCTCCCTGCAGGACCAGGCGCCGCCAGTGGCCATATCTTCTTCCAGGCAGAAGATGCAGTCACTTTTTCTCAGAAAGGAGAAAAAGCTCTTCTGGTTCGTGTAGAAACCTCTCCTGAGGATCTAAGGGGCATGATTGCAGCAGAAGGCATTCTTACTGCCAGAGGTGGAGTATCCTCACACGCGGCCTTGGTAGCACGCCAAATGGGCAAAGTCTGCGTTTGCGGCGCCTGCATGCTTCGCATTGATTACCGCACGAAGACTATCGCTACAGGAAAGATCACCTTAAGGGAAGGTGATTTTATTTCTATCGACGGAACAACCGGGGAGGTTTTTGCCGGTGAAGTTAGGACCTCTCCTTCCGAGGTAGTTCAAGTACTCGTCAATAGGACGCTGGAACCTTCTCGTTCCAAAATCTACAAAAACTTTGCTCTCCTTATGGGTTGGGCAAACAAATACAGCAAGCTGCGCATCCGTGCGAATGCAGATACTCCTGAACAAGTAGCCAATGCCATTGCATTTGGAGCCCAAGGCGTGGGTTTGTGCCGTACTGAGCACATGTTCTTCGAAGGGAACCGAATTGATGCCATGCGAGAGATGGTTCTTGCTGCTAGCCCGGAAGAGCGCCGTACTGCTTTGGAAAAACTGCTACCCTATCAGAGGGAGGACTTTGTTGGTATTTTCCGTGCGCTAAGAGGTTTGCCAGCTACCATTCGTTTATTAGATCCTCCTCTTCATGAATTTCTTCCGCATGACTCTTTGCAACAGAAGAGCCTAGCGGACAGTCTGAATATCCCAGTGGAGACGCTCATAAAGCGCGTTCAGGAGTTGCATGAGTTTAATCCTATGCTGGGGCTGCGTGGGTGTCGCCTAGGTATGGTGTATCCAGAAATTTCTGAGATGCAGGCATGCGCTGTGTTCGAAGCGGCAGCGTTGGTACAGAAGGAGGGTATTAAGGTACACTTGGAAATCATGGTTCCATTAGTTGGATTCTCCAAGGAATTTAAAATACAGAAAGACCTTGTGCAGCAAGTAGCCAAGGATGTTGCCAGGAGACTTCAAACGAAGTTTAATTATCTCATTGGAACAATGATTGAAGTTCCCAGAGCAGCGTTGATAGCCAGTGCAATTGCAGGAGAGGCTGACTTCTTTAGCTTTGGTACGAATGATCTTACCCAGACAAGCCTTGGTATGAGCCGAGATGATGCTGGCTCTTTCCTGCCGGCTTACATGGAAAGGGAAATCCTGCCTGGGAACCCTTTTGCTAGCATCGATCAAGAGGGGGTCGGGCGCCTTATGGAAATAGCCATTGAAGGGGCTCGCAGAACACATCCTGGCATTAAGCTCGGTGTTTGTGGTGAACATGGAGGAGACCCAAACAGCGTGAGATACTGTTATCATCTAGGACTCACTTATGTAAGCTGTAGTCCATTCCGCGTTCCAATTGCCAGGATTGCTGCAGCCCAAGCCGCTTTGGGAGCAAGATAA